Genomic segment of Schistocerca nitens isolate TAMUIC-IGC-003100 chromosome 9, iqSchNite1.1, whole genome shotgun sequence:
TACACGACTGCTGCTCCACTCCCAATCTAATGGCAAGGCGGATCAGGTTGTCTGCAAGTTCAAGGTTCAAATGAAGAAGCAAGTTGTGGACTCTTCTACGGATGACGCCTTGATGCGCCTCTCAAGTCTCTAAAGGTTTACACCAGTGTTTTCATTGGTTAAGATGTAATGCCTTAAAGGACTGtcaggaaatgaaaaaaaatattttgagggAAAATGTGGAAATACTGTATTACAATGCTGTGGAAAATAacagttcttatttttaaaaaaaacactagttcttattttaaaaaaatgcataattACCACACTCACAATTATGATTGAAGGCCAATCGTGGATTTCGTGCATAAAAATCAGGGGTTTCTGCATGGCAGTCAAACCAATGCATCCGGCGATACTTGCCAAGATCTGTAATGCGTAGCTGGTCCCCATAATTGTGAACTTTTGTCCTTTTACAAACAATATCTGGATGCTCCTGCAAACATTATttgaatgaaaaaattaattttaattccttggACATATAGCTGTATCATTTACCTGTTATAGTCAAATGACTCACTAACTTCTATGGAAACtactgaaatataaaatatttgcaaatcacttacctttcttaagggTGTTTCTAATCCATAACCAGCACTCAATTGTTCAGATTTATTCCTGCACTTGCATTTCTTTAGTTTAACATCTTGTTTAATTATATTCTCTTGAGAACTACTTCCATCCTCATCTGAAGTTTCTGCACTGTGTACAATACCACCTTTCTTTGTTTGGGTTGCAGTGTCTTTAAACAGCACATTTCTAATAGATTGTGATTGACGCCGCAGCCTACGTAGGAAAACTGATTGAGGAGAATAATTTATCATATCTCTAGCATTTAACAATGACTGAAGATCTTTATCTGCAACTGATTTGCCTTTTTGGACTCTTCTCCCATAGGATTTCTTGGGGTGGTTCATTCCAACATTCTTTGCCTCTAATTTACTGGAATGTGGTATTTTACATCGACAGCTTTTAGAACATTTAtgagtaaaaatatttctgatgtaaCAGTTATGGTTTTCAGAATCACTCTCATCTGACAGAACTATCCCTGGACAGTAACACTCAGGACAAGGTTTAAACACTCTTTTCTTGGCACTACCTGACTGTTTCTTGTGTTTTTTGGGGCTTCGCCCATGTGCCTGacataatttctttttcttatatGATGAGACAATAAGCACAGGTCGCCTAATTTTCTTAGCTGATGGTGGTGTTGCATATTTGGTGACATGTGACTTGTTTGCTCCCTGCTTTCTTACATGAGTAAAATCTTCATCGGAACTTCCTTCAGTATGTTGCTCTCTGGACATACCAAGGACACAAGCAATATTTTTTGAGTTATTTCTAGCTTTCCATGCATCATATTTCCGCCTATTGGGAGATGCACTTGATAAATGTTTTACCCTCTCCAATGGTCTAGGTGTTCTGTAAGTTGATAAGAAATAATTTAAGAATAATAATAGGAAAACTAAGCATTACATATGAAAATAAATATGAGTGACTATACTTTTCTGGGAGTACTGGAAGAACTATTTTTTTAATATAGGCATAACATTACAATACACAAATTATTTATACTATTTCTCTTTAAAATGTATTATTCAGTTGTTCCTTGGTTTAGTTTCCACATTAAATTGTATGTTTCCTGATAAATGGTTGGGAATGCAAGCatcacccctcccccttccctgcccctccCCACATACCAAGCAAAGCAAGCAACCagtttccaaagaaacttaaaaaACACTCTTATTCGCAAACAAAGAaatcttattttcatttttaacaatAATTTCAATTGCTACTGAACCATAGGTTTAATGTCACTTGCACTGTtgccatatacgagggctatccacaaagtacattatgttttggaattaaaaataataaagtattggaatttttttttattatatacagatgaaagccacacttaaatactacttttctacatagttgccatttaaattaaggcacttatcgtagcgatggacgagcttggaaattcctttgtcgtaaaattGTGCTGCATAGTATTCTACGATAACAGTACAGTCAGAATGGATGTTGCCATCTTCGAGGAAACTGGAAATACTGTTGTTAGCTGGTGACAACAGATAATATTGGTCCACATCCGTGAAAAATAGGTATGGCTCTTTATGATAGCAGCATACCTTTCCCAAACTCCTTACTTTTGGTGGGTCATAAGGCAGTGAGCCACGTGTACAGCCTTTTAAAGGTAAAGAAGTTTTCCCACTGACGACGATTCTCATGATGGAGCacccaactttgatgtttgtttgtcTAAGCAATTTCATGTTTCCATCATCTAAATAGTTTCCAATGAGATGTTCCCGAGAAAAGGGGAATTACCTAGTCTGTGCTTTTAATACTGAAGTAGCTGTGTCCTGTGTCCTATATCCTGTATTAAGTCTGTGATATCCCCTTGTAGAGCAGCTTTGGATGACAGGGTGGCATTGAAAATATGCCCATCAGCTCTCTCGAAGACCCATTACTGATGGTGTTTGGTTGGGCATCAATGTGGGAGAGTTACAGCAAATGAGAATGATTGCAGATCGTACTGTTTCCACCATTTGATTGAGGAGAGGCAGCTGGGGGTACAAATCAAGAGAACGGTGGCTGTGTATGTTCCATGTACCACACCAAAATGAGATGGGGTGTCATTGTTTAGCAAACATAGGTCAAGGTCTTTGATTAATTGTTCAATTAGGACACCTCAGTTTAGTGTCGTATCACTCTTTCTCACAATGGGTTGTGGGCCTTGAAACCACTCACGAGGAGAAAAAGTAAAGGTAGCTGATGGATCAGGTTAGTTATCTCTGCTGTCGGCTCCCTGTCCAGAGGGAGATAGGCGTCACAGATAGTAAAATCCAtagttgtatatacagggtgacaattattgaactgtatgaagtaaaattgtcataatttctgcgttaggatgttcaaactgcacggttgcccatgtggcatgatgggaattagtatgcgcagtacagttttgtttcacgacaaatcccattttcatttggatgggctcaTCATAAACAAAACTGGTGCATTTGAGGGACTAAGAATATGCATTTTGTGATTGAGAAGTCTCTCaaggggtgactgtgtggtgtgaaacgtccagtcacagaataattggtgcgatattccttgatggtacagtgactactgaatggtacatgaaggttttggaggatgatttcacccctattatccaaagtgaccctgattttgacaagatgtggttcatgcaagatggagctcaacaccatcgaaacaggagagtgtttgatgtcctggaagagctctttggggaccacattctggctctggggtaccaagaggccactggcatggacctcaatTGACCACCatgttctctggatctgaacatatgcaattcctttttgtggggctatattaaagacaaggtgtacagcaataaccctaaaatcattgctgagctggaaacagccattcaggaggtcatcgacagcatcgacgttccaaCACTTCAACACGTcacacagaatttcgctatttgcctgcaccacatcatcgccaatgatggcaggcacattgAACATATCATAAccaaaatctgaatatctgtagtgacatttgcatgttgaatgaagtgtgtagaTGCCATGGTTTGTAACTATTgtattcgttgtttttttttttctttttttttttcatatagttcaatagttgtcagcCTGTATGTGAACAGATACAGCCTGCAGCACTATACTGAGCAGAACTTGACCAATAAAGGTGTCCACAAGCACCAATGTGAAGACACCACCTGAAGCTCATTCAGAGCCAACTGTATTTTTGAAGTAGGCACTGAGATTACATAAGGTAAAGCTATATGTTGTAAATAATCAAGCTTCCTTGAGGGCTATAGATATTGTTGGTTAAAAGTAAAGAAGGTGTCAGAGTTCTGATTGGTTGTGAAAATGACCATTACAGTTCCACTGGATGATGGTGTTAGGGGTACCTAGGTATGGCAGTAAGGGTACTAAAAGGTGGGGAATTTTTAGCCTCTGCCTGCACCACCTGTTAAGTAGGAACGGTGTCAACATGCATAATTTCAACATTTAAGTGTGAGTTGGCAGGCTGGTTGAGCACTGAGGGATTAAACAGCAATGTCATCACTGAATAAGCAGCTCATCTGAAGTTAGTGACATCTGCCATAAATTTGATCGTATTATGAAATTATGTAGGAGTGGTAAAACTGAGACACTGAAAGCAATATTGATGGCAGAGTTGAAAAATTATTTAAGGAGAAGTACAGGTAAATGTGTTGTCAGCTAGTCTCTAGATCACAGCTGATGAGCGGTCTCCCACAACTAGTGTCTGGCTATCTGGTCCCCCCTCCCACAAATCCAATTATGTGACAGAGTAAGCTATGTCTTCTAGTCAGGATTCATAATAGGGTAATTTCACAGAAAGTGAAGTTTTAATTGCCTGTAACAGTCCCTACACCTTTGTTTGGCAACAAATCAACACCGCTGGCATCATCAAATCTTTCCTGTATATCGTTCATTTCACCTatctggttccccccccccccccccccccctcccttccacattaaatcaaacaatggaaaatccaggatgaaatgtcacaatattatgaaaaggatatttgTTCACCATATAGCGCGTGTGCTgagatgcagataggcacaacaaaaagactattggaaagtgagcttttgaccaacaaggaCTGTCGAAAATAGACATCCACATTCCTCCCAAAccacaacaccttctcccccattcactttacctcgtcctactcaacccaacaagccacccttcctcaatgctgacctccaccttaaagatggctacatcagtacctctgtccatatcaaatctaccaACCTCTAGCAATACTTCCACTTCGAAAGTCGCCACTCATTCCATACttagaagtcccttccatacatccTAGCCACCCGTGGCCATCACCTCTGTAGTGACAAGTAGTCCCTCTCTAAATGTACTAaatcctcccacagtggtattccaccacccaccgaacctacacaatatccttgtccatccccacAAAAATCCCTTTCCcaactccttgcctcatggctcatatccatgtaaaatgaaatgatcgtatggcatttattggccgggatattccCTTCGGGATTCGGCCGCCTGtaatagacccagatgcaagatCTGTTCCATACATCATCCCaacaccacctactgcagtccgtcactaacatcacctatcccatcaaaggcagagctacctgtgaaaccagtatgTGATCTGCAAGCTacgctgtaaccactgtgctgcattcagtgtgggcatgataaccaacaagcCATCTGCCCACATGAATAGCCGCCGGCCCCATTGCTGAGCATGCcgtccaacacaacattcttcatt
This window contains:
- the LOC126202945 gene encoding uncharacterized protein LOC126202945, with the protein product MNCKVMKYNISPRMEHLRRKNRYLLQQLETNSELLEKRLKALRQEARTPRPLERVKHLSSASPNRRKYDAWKARNNSKNIACVLGMSREQHTEGSSDEDFTHVRKQGANKSHVTKYATPPSAKKIRRPVLIVSSYKKKKLCQAHGRSPKKHKKQSGSAKKRVFKPCPECYCPGIVLSDESDSENHNCYIRNIFTHKCSKSCRCKIPHSSKLEAKNVGMNHPKKSYGRRVQKGKSVADKDLQSLLNARDMINYSPQSVFLRRLRRQSQSIRNVLFKDTATQTKKGGIVHSAETSDEDGSSSQENIIKQDVKLKKCKCRNKSEQLSAGYGLETPLRKEHPDIVCKRTKVHNYGDQLRITDLGKYRRMHWFDCHAETPDFYARNPRLAFNHNCVHRFVVNSRYRAKPVLEDHEGHSRCEICFLSEPPQPPAAEDFFSYKKPIITSPVLFTESNSCGFTSRQNNDKEGEKDYGEVDYITPSNLYSEAYGGEKKINSAKEETEQTKNAGQGNESRLRGGMDMDIASGQVDVNFARSKKMPSHSKSAKGVGDCDKSLKTLLGSVSAGKTSSECASFFNRPVEKNCMRASHKEQKCPMVRLDKVQSQVPKLKKSIVSVTVPLTNAGSKRLGPFPPKSRVFADPVTIGSGPPVHVVRPPAPVNSLALRYQKGVC